Proteins from a single region of Aquamicrobium lusatiense:
- a CDS encoding helix-turn-helix transcriptional regulator, producing the protein MSPYISPEKLSGLIGQIYDCALDPERWPQAMQAICEELNLRTGVISIIDMMRGEPLLASTTGFSPQWLERLPEFSDGLIGLWGGERAVRNLPLEEPAVLSRVNPSGVSQDSEDGFHLGFNRPQGFVDAIAVGLTRDDTMLGTIGFNRHEDFGLIGPRETEVMRLLLPHLQRSVAISRVLEIRRIETDAIRLVLNSLSVPVFVVGSGFQLRFANDSGEALATQKKIVSIQGGCARFDNAQAQRRLAALMQSFMQEPVNKSEEPFGTAFRDQEHKPWVVHLLPLSSRVAGHIGSGGDQIFALLLSGPSPADSAASLEALALLYDLTVAETRVFRLLCAGVSSGRIAEELGAAPSTIKTHTLRIYEKTGLHRQSDLVALAGSLAPVRPVGDESGGTGRLRS; encoded by the coding sequence ATGTCTCCTTATATCTCGCCTGAAAAACTCTCCGGACTGATCGGCCAGATCTACGATTGCGCGCTTGATCCGGAGCGATGGCCGCAGGCCATGCAGGCGATCTGCGAGGAACTGAACCTGCGCACCGGCGTCATCAGCATCATCGACATGATGCGCGGTGAGCCCCTGCTGGCATCGACGACCGGCTTTTCACCTCAATGGCTGGAACGTCTGCCGGAATTCTCCGACGGTCTCATCGGGCTGTGGGGCGGTGAACGGGCCGTGCGCAATCTGCCGCTGGAAGAGCCGGCCGTGCTGTCCCGGGTCAACCCCTCCGGCGTGAGCCAGGACAGCGAAGACGGTTTTCACCTCGGCTTCAATCGCCCGCAGGGCTTTGTCGATGCGATAGCCGTCGGCCTGACCCGCGACGACACCATGCTGGGCACAATTGGCTTCAACCGCCACGAGGATTTCGGGCTCATCGGGCCGCGCGAAACGGAGGTCATGCGGCTGCTGCTGCCCCATCTTCAGCGCAGCGTGGCGATAAGCCGTGTGCTGGAGATACGGCGGATCGAAACCGACGCCATCAGGCTCGTCCTGAATTCGCTCAGCGTGCCGGTGTTCGTGGTCGGCTCCGGCTTCCAGCTTCGCTTCGCCAACGATTCCGGCGAAGCGCTGGCCACGCAAAAGAAAATCGTCAGCATTCAGGGTGGCTGTGCGCGGTTTGACAATGCGCAGGCGCAGCGCAGGCTGGCAGCGCTGATGCAATCCTTCATGCAGGAGCCCGTGAACAAATCCGAAGAACCGTTCGGAACCGCCTTCAGGGATCAGGAGCACAAGCCCTGGGTCGTGCATCTTCTGCCGCTGAGCAGCAGGGTTGCGGGGCACATCGGCTCAGGCGGCGACCAGATATTCGCGCTGTTGCTTTCCGGCCCCTCGCCTGCCGATTCCGCCGCAAGTCTGGAAGCGCTGGCGCTGCTCTATGATCTGACGGTTGCGGAAACGCGGGTGTTCCGGCTGTTGTGCGCCGGGGTCTCGTCTGGCCGGATCGCCGAGGAGCTCGGCGCTGCCCCCAGCACCATAAAGACCCACACGCTGCGCATCTATGAGAAGACCGGGCTGCACCGGCAATCCGATCTGGTCGCGCTGGCCGGCTCCCTCGCCCCGGTCAGGCCGGTGGGGGACGAGAGCGGCGGCACTGGCAGGCTCCGCTCCTGA
- a CDS encoding cytochrome c — protein sequence MRVVKLALLAGLSALAIGWGVAASTPTWFAPKQDRKVDIADPDLIARGEYLARAGDCVACHTAPGGAPYAGGLGLQTPLGTIYATNITPDRKTGIGAYDYGDFERAVRKGMRPDGVHLYPAMPFASYQVVSDADIEAMYAYFMSAVKPVAKQNQPTTIPWPASMRWPLAWWQLLFAQPRAFQAPESDDPLVARGAYLVEGLAHCGACHTPRGLAYEEKALKDDGSGRFLSGSVLEGWYAKNLRNEDTGLVTWTEDELVTFLRTGRNKRTAAFGSMSDVVEHSLQYLGDEDLTAIARYLKSLPPRPGREQWAPKEDVTTAALRNGDFSAPGAMTYVEHCTACHRLDGKGAPEVYPALAGNSMVFADDPSSLIQVTLAGGRMPSTPEHSMAFTMPGFAHLSNADLAELMTFIRNSWGNHASAVSEADIARMRKEIAHKPVHYAPEAAQ from the coding sequence ATGAGAGTCGTAAAACTTGCCCTTCTTGCCGGATTGTCGGCTCTGGCGATCGGGTGGGGCGTGGCAGCTTCCACCCCCACCTGGTTCGCACCGAAACAGGACCGCAAGGTCGATATCGCCGATCCCGACCTGATTGCGCGCGGCGAATATCTGGCCCGGGCGGGCGATTGCGTGGCCTGCCACACCGCACCCGGCGGCGCGCCCTATGCGGGCGGCCTCGGGCTGCAGACCCCGCTCGGCACCATCTACGCCACCAACATCACGCCCGACCGTAAAACCGGCATCGGCGCTTACGACTATGGCGATTTCGAGCGCGCGGTGCGCAAGGGCATGCGCCCGGACGGCGTGCACCTTTACCCGGCCATGCCCTTCGCCTCCTATCAGGTGGTGTCGGATGCCGACATCGAGGCGATGTACGCCTATTTCATGAGCGCGGTGAAGCCGGTCGCCAAGCAGAACCAGCCGACCACCATTCCATGGCCGGCCTCGATGCGCTGGCCGCTGGCGTGGTGGCAGTTGCTGTTCGCGCAGCCCCGCGCTTTCCAGGCGCCTGAGAGCGACGATCCGCTGGTGGCGCGCGGCGCCTATCTGGTCGAAGGGCTGGCGCATTGCGGCGCCTGCCACACGCCCCGCGGCCTTGCCTATGAAGAAAAGGCGCTGAAGGACGACGGCTCCGGCCGGTTCCTCTCCGGCTCGGTTCTGGAAGGCTGGTACGCCAAGAACCTGCGCAATGAAGACACCGGCCTCGTAACGTGGACCGAGGACGAGCTGGTGACCTTCCTGAGGACCGGGCGCAACAAACGCACCGCCGCGTTCGGCTCCATGTCCGATGTGGTCGAGCACTCGCTGCAATATCTCGGCGACGAGGATCTCACGGCAATCGCGCGCTACCTGAAATCCCTGCCGCCCCGGCCGGGGCGCGAGCAATGGGCGCCGAAGGAAGACGTCACCACGGCAGCGCTGCGCAACGGCGATTTTTCGGCTCCGGGCGCCATGACCTATGTCGAGCACTGCACCGCATGCCACAGGCTGGACGGCAAGGGCGCGCCTGAGGTCTATCCCGCCCTTGCCGGCAACTCCATGGTGTTCGCCGATGATCCAAGCTCGCTCATTCAGGTGACGCTGGCGGGCGGGCGCATGCCCTCGACGCCCGAACACAGCATGGCTTTCACCATGCCGGGCTTCGCGCATCTGTCCAATGCCGATCTGGCCGAGCTGATGACCTTCATCCGCAATTCCTGGGGCAACCATGCCAGCGCGGTGAGCGAGGCCGACATTGCCCGCATGCGTAAGGAAATCGCCCACAAGCCCGTTCACTACGCACCGGAGGCTGCGCAATGA
- a CDS encoding RICIN domain-containing protein, with protein sequence MLRAVKHCSLTAFALLSWLGTAQATLYPAETKNLRPDSARSLCMDLSGDAKLAKCNGSNAQKITLERRENGERRMRVGSQCLEGNREGEALFLAPCRNVVTQTWTYNNTGRIKNGNGLCVDVEQNRKTAGTPVITYRCNGTINQRWARYDLPKPETPAGAGGSAILRPAHARDKCLDATAQGELILWTCHHGRNQQFVFRDNQKTMIRVNAGCLTAIRQDGPVYIKSCAGGARQMWTVEKSGRIVNASGACLDVRMAANANGTPVLSYKCTGQPNQRFLVIR encoded by the coding sequence ATGCTGAGGGCTGTAAAGCACTGTTCTTTGACCGCTTTTGCGCTGCTGTCATGGCTGGGGACGGCGCAGGCTACCCTTTATCCGGCGGAAACGAAGAACCTGAGACCGGACAGCGCGCGTAGTTTGTGCATGGATCTTTCAGGCGATGCGAAGCTGGCAAAGTGCAACGGCTCGAATGCCCAGAAGATCACGCTTGAGCGCCGTGAAAACGGCGAGCGCAGGATGCGCGTGGGTTCGCAATGTCTCGAAGGCAACCGCGAAGGGGAGGCGCTTTTTCTGGCGCCATGCCGCAATGTCGTCACCCAGACATGGACCTACAACAACACCGGCCGGATCAAAAACGGCAACGGGCTTTGCGTCGACGTCGAGCAGAACCGCAAAACCGCCGGAACGCCGGTGATCACCTATCGCTGCAATGGCACCATCAACCAGCGCTGGGCGCGCTACGATCTGCCAAAGCCGGAAACGCCGGCGGGTGCGGGCGGCAGCGCGATCCTTCGGCCGGCCCACGCACGCGACAAATGCCTCGACGCCACGGCGCAGGGCGAACTCATCCTGTGGACGTGTCATCATGGCAGGAACCAGCAGTTTGTTTTCAGGGACAACCAGAAGACGATGATCCGTGTGAACGCGGGTTGCCTCACCGCAATCCGGCAGGATGGGCCGGTGTATATAAAGAGCTGCGCCGGCGGAGCGCGTCAGATGTGGACCGTCGAAAAGAGCGGCCGCATCGTGAATGCCTCCGGCGCCTGTCTGGATGTGCGTATGGCCGCCAATGCAAACGGCACGCCGGTGCTGAGCTACAAATGTACGGGGCAGCCCAACCAGAGGTTCCTCGTCATCAGATGA
- a CDS encoding flavin-containing monooxygenase → MYAVIGAGPMGLAVARNLDRQGIAFTGFELHSDVGGLWDIDNPHSTMYETAHLISSKTTTEFAEFPMPRGVATYPRHDAMCRYFRSYARHFDLMRHYEFSTRVIGMKRDGDGWLVTTESGGRQQTRRFAGVLIASGTLHHPNMPRFEGAFSGTLMHAADYRSPSQLTGKRVLVVGCGNSGADIAVDAVHHAASVDISVRRGYYFIPKFIFGKPTDTLGGKLKLPRRLKQVLDSLLVRAVMGKPSQYGLPDPDYRMYESHPVMNSLILHHIGQGDIGPRGDIARLDGSGVVFTDGRRGEYDLILLATGYKLDYPFIDRSELNWPQQAGAPRLYLNVFHPDHDNLFMMGMIEAAGLGWEGRNKQAELAALYIRGLAEGVPAAARLKEVKARLATERIDGGYAYLDLERMAYYVHKDSYRAAVASHADELRRQLGSVTPGAARINHRVEVQP, encoded by the coding sequence ATGTATGCGGTTATCGGTGCCGGCCCCATGGGTCTGGCCGTGGCGCGCAATCTCGACAGGCAGGGCATCGCCTTCACCGGCTTCGAGCTGCATTCGGATGTGGGCGGGTTGTGGGACATCGATAACCCGCACAGCACCATGTACGAGACCGCCCACCTGATCTCGTCGAAGACGACGACCGAATTCGCCGAATTCCCCATGCCGCGTGGCGTTGCGACCTATCCGCGCCATGACGCCATGTGCCGGTATTTCCGCAGCTACGCCCGCCACTTCGACCTTATGCGTCACTATGAGTTCTCGACCCGCGTGATCGGGATGAAGCGGGATGGCGATGGCTGGCTGGTGACGACGGAAAGCGGCGGGCGGCAGCAGACCCGCCGCTTCGCCGGCGTGCTGATTGCCAGCGGCACGCTGCATCATCCCAACATGCCGCGCTTCGAGGGTGCCTTTTCCGGCACGCTGATGCATGCTGCCGACTACCGCTCGCCCTCGCAGCTCACGGGCAAGCGGGTGCTGGTCGTCGGCTGCGGCAATTCGGGGGCCGACATCGCGGTCGATGCGGTCCATCATGCAGCCAGCGTCGATATTTCGGTCCGGCGCGGCTATTACTTCATTCCGAAATTCATCTTCGGCAAGCCGACCGACACGCTTGGCGGCAAGCTCAAACTTCCGCGTCGCCTCAAGCAGGTCCTCGATTCGTTGCTGGTGCGGGCGGTGATGGGCAAGCCCTCGCAATATGGCCTGCCTGATCCCGACTACCGCATGTATGAATCGCATCCGGTGATGAACTCGCTGATCCTGCACCATATCGGGCAGGGCGATATCGGCCCGCGCGGCGACATCGCCCGGCTGGACGGGTCCGGCGTCGTCTTCACCGACGGCAGGCGCGGCGAGTACGACCTGATCCTGCTGGCCACCGGCTACAAGCTCGACTATCCGTTCATCGACAGGTCGGAACTCAACTGGCCGCAGCAGGCCGGCGCGCCCCGGCTTTACCTGAACGTCTTTCATCCCGACCACGACAATTTGTTCATGATGGGCATGATCGAGGCCGCCGGCCTCGGCTGGGAAGGGCGCAACAAGCAGGCGGAGCTGGCCGCGCTCTACATTCGCGGGCTGGCAGAAGGCGTGCCGGCTGCCGCGCGGCTGAAGGAAGTCAAGGCACGGCTTGCCACCGAACGCATCGACGGCGGCTATGCCTATCTCGATCTCGAACGCATGGCCTACTACGTTCACAAGGACAGCTACCGGGCAGCCGTCGCATCCCATGCGGATGAGCTGCGCCGGCAACTGGGATCGGTAACGCCGGGTGCAGCCCGCATCAACCACAGGGTCGAGGTGCAGCCATGA
- a CDS encoding MFS transporter, with protein MSQLSVSPPQAATPAHAPHHPPIRSGPPLRSDPPLHSGMVLAGLSLAILLSQLGTNIINVALPTLVDDLGVEFSAVQWVVVSYLLVVTALIVGVGRLGDQLGKKRLYLWGLAIFMAASVLCALSTSLPVLIAGRAGQGLGGAILMALSFAFVGEVFPKERTGFAMGVLSTMVSFGIALGPSLGALTLAAFGWQAMFWLNLPFGLLAFLLISRYLPDAVDAPQHPPASARFDWVGTLLLALTLGAYSLAMTFSGKQGFAAQPVLQLGFAAIIGLALFLAVQIRARAPLLRLSMFRNALLSTSMVMSVLIYAVMMATLVIGPFYLSKGLGLDTRMVGLVMTTGPLMAALMGVPAGTVADRIGARLAMVIGVALLTFGTFTMSWISADSGVTTYIVAMLFVSVGLAFFQTPNNTAVMADARPETRGLVSGLLALARNLGLITGASLMGALFANALGDPAVATPLMVADATSHAFRIAAIMTMAAFLLSLTTLRGGRRNR; from the coding sequence ATGTCTCAACTATCCGTATCTCCGCCGCAGGCGGCCACGCCTGCTCACGCTCCCCATCATCCGCCCATTCGTTCCGGCCCACCCCTGCGTTCCGACCCACCCCTGCATTCCGGGATGGTGCTTGCGGGGCTCTCGCTCGCCATTCTGCTCTCGCAGCTTGGCACCAACATCATCAATGTGGCGCTGCCGACGCTGGTGGACGATCTCGGCGTTGAATTCAGCGCCGTGCAATGGGTTGTCGTCAGCTACCTGCTCGTCGTCACTGCCCTCATCGTCGGTGTCGGCCGCCTTGGCGACCAGCTTGGCAAGAAACGCCTCTATCTGTGGGGCCTCGCCATCTTCATGGCGGCCTCGGTGCTGTGCGCGCTTTCGACCAGCCTGCCGGTGCTGATCGCCGGCCGCGCCGGGCAAGGGCTTGGCGGCGCCATCCTGATGGCGCTGTCCTTTGCCTTCGTCGGCGAGGTGTTTCCGAAGGAACGCACCGGCTTTGCCATGGGTGTCCTGTCCACCATGGTGTCCTTCGGCATTGCGCTCGGGCCGTCGCTGGGGGCGCTGACGCTGGCGGCCTTCGGCTGGCAGGCCATGTTCTGGCTGAACCTGCCCTTCGGCCTGCTGGCATTTCTGCTGATCAGCCGCTATCTGCCGGATGCGGTGGATGCCCCGCAGCATCCGCCTGCCTCCGCCCGTTTCGACTGGGTCGGCACGCTCCTGCTGGCGCTGACGCTCGGCGCCTATTCGCTGGCCATGACCTTCTCCGGCAAGCAGGGCTTTGCGGCGCAGCCGGTGCTCCAGCTCGGCTTCGCGGCGATCATCGGACTGGCATTGTTCCTTGCCGTTCAGATCCGGGCACGGGCGCCCCTGCTCAGGCTCTCCATGTTCCGCAATGCCCTTCTCTCGACCAGCATGGTGATGAGCGTGCTCATCTATGCGGTGATGATGGCGACGCTGGTGATCGGGCCGTTCTACCTGTCGAAGGGGCTCGGCCTCGACACCCGCATGGTTGGCCTCGTCATGACCACCGGTCCGCTGATGGCGGCACTCATGGGCGTGCCTGCCGGCACGGTTGCCGACCGCATCGGCGCCCGGCTGGCCATGGTCATCGGCGTTGCCCTGCTCACCTTCGGCACCTTCACGATGTCGTGGATTTCGGCCGACAGCGGCGTGACGACCTACATCGTTGCGATGCTGTTCGTCAGCGTCGGGCTGGCTTTTTTCCAGACGCCGAACAACACCGCCGTGATGGCCGACGCGCGGCCCGAAACGCGCGGTCTGGTATCGGGGCTGCTGGCGCTCGCCCGCAATCTCGGCCTGATCACCGGCGCTTCGCTGATGGGCGCGCTGTTTGCCAATGCGCTGGGCGATCCCGCCGTCGCGACGCCCCTCATGGTGGCGGATGCCACCAGCCACGCCTTCCGCATCGCGGCAATCATGACCATGGCCGCCTTCCTCCTTTCTCTCACCACGCTTCGCGGAGGCCGGCGCAACCGCTGA
- a CDS encoding bile acid:sodium symporter family protein, whose product MSGPVPIEFNPASLVILNLLLALMMFGVSLTLRPADFRLVVTQPRTVFAGLFAQFLLLPAATCFATWFFGIDPELSLGMILVAACPGGAFSNIMTWLARGNVAVSVSMTAVSSLAATVLTPFNFALYGWLNPNTRDLLVSIAVDGKDIVLLVLVVLGLPLVIGMAVGRRFPGLAAKVEPPLRIFALLIFLAFVAIAFSNNYTLFVERFHTFFWLVVAHNTMALLLGAAMARLMRLNTPDTRAVTLEVGIQNSGLGLVILFTFMPNAGGMMLITAFWGVWHLVSGLTLACIWSRIPIRDAPAPAGQQ is encoded by the coding sequence ATGAGCGGTCCGGTTCCCATCGAGTTCAATCCCGCCAGCCTCGTCATCCTCAACCTGCTTCTGGCGCTGATGATGTTCGGCGTGTCGCTGACGCTGAGGCCCGCCGATTTCCGGCTGGTGGTGACGCAGCCCCGAACGGTGTTCGCCGGCCTGTTCGCGCAGTTCCTGCTTTTGCCGGCGGCGACCTGTTTCGCGACATGGTTCTTCGGCATCGACCCGGAACTGTCGCTCGGCATGATCCTCGTCGCCGCCTGTCCGGGCGGGGCGTTCTCCAACATCATGACCTGGCTGGCGCGCGGCAATGTGGCGGTTTCGGTTTCCATGACGGCGGTGTCCAGCCTCGCGGCCACGGTGCTGACGCCCTTCAACTTCGCGCTCTATGGCTGGCTCAATCCCAACACGCGCGACCTGCTCGTTTCCATCGCCGTGGACGGCAAGGACATCGTGCTTCTGGTGCTCGTCGTGCTCGGCCTGCCTCTGGTCATCGGCATGGCGGTCGGCCGGCGCTTTCCGGGTCTTGCGGCAAAGGTCGAGCCGCCGCTGCGCATCTTCGCGCTGCTGATTTTCCTTGCCTTCGTCGCCATCGCCTTCAGCAACAATTACACCCTGTTCGTGGAGCGCTTCCACACCTTCTTCTGGCTGGTCGTCGCCCACAACACCATGGCGCTTTTGCTGGGTGCCGCGATGGCGCGGCTGATGCGGCTGAACACGCCCGACACCCGCGCCGTGACGCTTGAGGTGGGCATCCAGAATTCCGGCCTCGGGCTGGTCATTCTGTTCACCTTCATGCCCAATGCCGGCGGCATGATGCTGATCACCGCCTTCTGGGGCGTGTGGCATCTGGTTTCGGGGCTGACGCTGGCCTGCATCTGGTCGCGCATCCCCATCCGCGATGCGCCGGCACCGGCAGGGCAACAGTGA
- a CDS encoding OmpA family protein, translating to MKAALRSMVLTAGLLANLALPAWSQPTPTLATPTFATPALLDFFSIATPTQSTPRIDNFDETWLITGPISEFTSNIMKGPSWLQLEGKVVYAYYRFQPGDNALQVQRAFEKAAEEAGYAVSFSCSTQKGDCFSEGKPLSGVSLGILLDKPTDMPALEPLGIVRNYFYVGGARLTYVTKDEGSSVTHMQVAFADTPEKGVMAVTKSVITGTPPELSKASSMHSKLLAGESVSLDNLLFDTDSAILLPPSRDQLFEIAMMLRENPALKLQIIGHTDSDGGREHNQGLSERRAAAVVDALANGFDIEAGRLTSSGRGMDAPVASNATADGKAKNRRVELKLQ from the coding sequence ATGAAGGCAGCCTTACGTTCCATGGTCCTGACCGCCGGCCTTCTGGCGAACCTTGCGCTGCCTGCCTGGTCGCAACCCACCCCCACTTTGGCCACACCCACTTTTGCCACCCCCGCCCTGCTCGATTTCTTCTCGATCGCAACGCCGACGCAAAGCACGCCGCGCATCGACAATTTCGATGAGACGTGGCTGATCACCGGCCCGATTTCGGAGTTCACCTCAAATATCATGAAGGGGCCGAGCTGGCTTCAGCTGGAAGGAAAGGTGGTCTACGCCTATTACCGTTTCCAGCCCGGCGACAATGCATTGCAGGTGCAGCGCGCCTTTGAAAAAGCGGCGGAGGAGGCCGGCTATGCGGTCAGCTTCTCGTGCAGCACCCAGAAGGGAGATTGCTTCAGTGAAGGCAAGCCGCTGTCCGGCGTATCGCTCGGAATATTGCTGGACAAGCCAACCGACATGCCGGCGCTTGAGCCACTCGGCATCGTGCGCAATTACTTCTATGTCGGCGGGGCAAGGCTCACCTATGTGACAAAGGACGAGGGGTCGAGCGTCACTCATATGCAGGTGGCGTTTGCAGATACGCCGGAAAAGGGCGTTATGGCGGTCACCAAATCCGTGATTACCGGCACGCCGCCAGAGCTGAGCAAGGCTTCGTCCATGCATTCGAAGCTGCTTGCCGGTGAAAGCGTTTCTCTCGACAATCTGCTGTTCGACACCGACAGCGCGATCCTTCTGCCGCCCTCGCGCGACCAGCTCTTCGAAATCGCCATGATGCTGCGCGAGAACCCTGCCCTGAAGCTTCAGATCATCGGCCATACCGACAGTGATGGCGGGCGCGAGCATAATCAGGGCCTGTCGGAACGCCGTGCCGCCGCCGTGGTCGATGCACTCGCCAATGGCTTCGACATCGAAGCCGGCCGCCTCACCTCCTCCGGCCGGGGCATGGATGCACCCGTTGCCAGCAACGCGACGGCGGATGGCAAGGCAAAAAACCGGCGCGTTGAGCTGAAGCTGCAATAG
- a CDS encoding Tim44 domain-containing protein: MFTPRRTGLFALFAGLMLAFSMVSVDYAEARRGGSFGSRGLRTHQSAPATRTAPNQAAPVERSMTPNTAPNAARQPAAGQQRPGFMNGLGGSLMRGLLIGGLIGLLLGQGFGGLAGVFGLLLQGLLIAGAVMLALRFFRSRNAAQPAMVGAGAGSAPNGSGFGGNGFGRQAHPAGDNNKGAGFTVPSFGGQQAATQTPAMRDMAPDQDDLNRFEALLSEVQDAFSREDYAGLRALVTPEMVSYLSEELAQNTHNGLRNEVSDVRLLEADIAESWSEGNRDYATAALRYEAIELMRDRTSGKVVEGDADTPSETVELWTFVRENGQDWKLSAIQQPG, translated from the coding sequence ATGTTCACACCACGCCGCACCGGACTGTTCGCGCTGTTTGCCGGGCTGATGCTCGCCTTTTCGATGGTATCGGTGGACTACGCCGAGGCAAGGCGTGGCGGCAGCTTCGGCAGCCGTGGCCTGCGCACCCACCAGAGCGCGCCGGCCACCCGCACCGCGCCCAACCAGGCGGCTCCCGTCGAGCGCTCCATGACGCCCAACACCGCGCCCAATGCAGCGCGCCAGCCTGCGGCCGGCCAGCAGCGGCCGGGCTTCATGAACGGGCTCGGCGGCTCGCTCATGCGCGGCCTGCTGATCGGCGGTCTGATCGGCCTGCTGCTCGGACAGGGATTTGGTGGCCTTGCCGGCGTGTTCGGCCTGCTGCTGCAGGGCCTGCTGATCGCCGGCGCGGTGATGCTCGCCCTGCGCTTCTTCCGCAGCCGCAATGCCGCGCAGCCCGCCATGGTGGGTGCCGGGGCAGGAAGCGCGCCCAACGGCAGCGGCTTTGGCGGCAACGGCTTCGGCCGTCAGGCGCACCCGGCAGGCGACAACAACAAGGGTGCCGGCTTCACCGTTCCGTCCTTCGGCGGGCAGCAGGCAGCCACGCAGACGCCCGCAATGCGCGACATGGCGCCCGATCAGGACGACCTCAACCGTTTCGAGGCGCTTCTGAGCGAAGTGCAGGATGCGTTCTCGCGTGAAGACTACGCGGGCCTGCGCGCGCTGGTCACGCCGGAAATGGTGTCCTACCTGTCGGAGGAACTGGCCCAGAATACGCATAACGGCCTGCGCAACGAGGTCAGCGACGTGCGGCTTCTGGAAGCCGACATCGCCGAGAGCTGGAGCGAGGGCAACCGCGACTACGCCACCGCCGCCCTGCGCTATGAAGCCATCGAACTGATGCGCGACAGGACCAGCGGCAAGGTCGTCGAAGGCGATGCCGACACCCCGAGCGAGACGGTGGAGCTGTGGACCTTCGTGCGCGAAAACGGGCAGGACTGGAAGCTCTCCGCCATCCAGCAGCCCGGCTGA
- a CDS encoding siderophore-interacting protein yields MHMHTASSPGVSRPIPPERRLRVAEVRKTQRITPHMQRITLASAAFIDFPVRRPAQWVKLFVPTPDNEKPSGRAYTIREFREGLCEMDVDFVLHGDGPCSTWAEAARPGDVAQIAGPRAGFQPDPDLSHLLIGGDETALPAIGSILEALPAGASADVFVEIPEDADAQLISTRADVEFTWLPRNGSEPGTTTALAEAMMAASLPQENSFVWFAAEAGVVRTLRRHFLLDRGLERSRMAMAGYWKKGETDFRDREDTP; encoded by the coding sequence ATGCACATGCACACCGCATCATCGCCCGGCGTTTCCCGCCCCATTCCTCCCGAACGGCGGCTGAGGGTCGCCGAGGTCCGCAAGACGCAGCGGATCACGCCTCACATGCAGCGGATAACCCTTGCTTCGGCAGCTTTCATCGATTTTCCGGTTCGCCGCCCCGCCCAGTGGGTCAAGCTGTTCGTGCCGACGCCCGACAACGAAAAGCCTAGCGGTCGCGCCTACACCATCCGCGAATTCCGCGAAGGCCTCTGCGAGATGGACGTCGACTTCGTCCTGCACGGTGACGGCCCCTGCTCGACATGGGCGGAGGCGGCCAGACCGGGCGACGTGGCGCAAATCGCCGGCCCCCGCGCCGGCTTCCAGCCCGACCCGGACCTGTCCCACCTGCTGATCGGCGGGGACGAGACCGCGCTGCCGGCTATCGGCTCGATCCTCGAAGCCCTGCCGGCCGGCGCAAGCGCCGATGTCTTCGTGGAAATCCCCGAGGATGCCGACGCCCAGCTCATCAGCACCAGGGCCGATGTGGAGTTTACATGGCTGCCGCGCAACGGTTCGGAACCGGGAACGACCACCGCGCTGGCCGAAGCCATGATGGCGGCCAGCCTGCCGCAGGAAAACAGCTTCGTCTGGTTTGCCGCCGAAGCCGGTGTCGTGCGCACGCTGCGCCGCCACTTCCTGTTGGACCGTGGCCTTGAACGCTCCCGGATGGCCATGGCCGGCTACTGGAAAAAGGGCGAGACCGATTTCCGCGACAGGGAAGACACCCCGTAA